The nucleotide window CAAGCAGGGGCCATATTTGCCGGCGCCCCATATAAAGTTGCAAAATCAGCATTTCAAGCTATGTTTGTTATGTGGATACCGCCCAATAAATCGCCTAAACGCTGGGCTAAACGGGTAATGCAGCAAAATCCGGGTTATACCGGACCTTATCCCAAACTAATTGCCGTGCATGGTCGTTTGGATTATGCAGTTAATTTTCATCACAGTTGGGAGTTGGTTCAACAATGGTCGTTTTTACATCATACCGATCCCAAACCTGATAAGATTGAAGATGCATTCGCTCAGGTAAAAGATGTTTGTCGGTTGGGATTTAATAACAGTCAGGGTCAGGAAGTAATGGTATTTTATAAAATCAAGAATTTAAGCCATGCATTGGCTATTGATCCCGGAAACTTACCTAACCAAGGAGGGAAGGTCGCTACCTTCTCTGTTGATAAGAATTTTCATTCTACGTATTGGGTTGCCAAGGATTTTGGATTGGTAAAATAGAATTTAATTAATTGAAAATCAGTATCTAAAATTAATTTTTAGAATTTTTCTTTCTTCTTGTTGTGGAATTATTCGGGAGTTGCATCCCAATGTAAACTAAACGACACTACAGCAATGAAAAACAAATTTCTAACTATCTTTTTGGGTCTTGGACTTTTAACCAATATTTCCGCCAAGGCAAATTCCAAATCAATTCCAACCAAGGTTGACAAGGTGACTATCTTTTTGCAAGGTGCACAGATTTATCACTCGGAAACAGTCCAAATACCTGCCGGTACCTCAGATTTTATTTTTTCCGGAGTTTCACCATTTTTAGATCCTTCTACCTTGTTTTCGAGTGGAAAGGGAGATTTTCTAATCTTAGATACCCGGTTTAATACCCGATATCCTGAACAGATAGAGGCCACTGAAAGGAATCCAATAGAACTTAAGTACCTTCAGCAAATTGAACAGAAAAACGATAGTATTTCAGAAATTGGATATGATTTGAAACTTCTGGAGGCAAAAAAGAGAAATTTGGTAACAGAAAAGAATTTTTTGGAAGCCAATCGCCTTGTAAAAGGTGAAACTAAACGCGATACCTTAAATTTAGTAAAGGATGCCCTGGAATATTACCGCAATAGAATGGCAAATATCGACCAGGAATGGATTAAAGCCAGCAAAGAAGAAGATCGCTTAAACAAACGAAAAAATGCCATTCAACAACGTTTGGAAGTCTTGAACGAATTGGTTCAGAAAGTAAGAAATGGGATACCAAGTGAGGATGTTCAACCGGGATATGAGGTAATTATTACTGTGTCTTCTGAATTGGCACAAAGTGGAACAATAAATTTCAATTATTACACTCAACAAGCTTCATGGCATCCGGAATATGATTTGAAAGCAAGTGGAAGTTCTACTGCCATTCAACTAATTCAGAAGGCCAAAATCCATCAAAACACCGGCCTGGATTGGAAAAATGTTCAACTAACGCTTTCAACAGGTAACCCCGGACTTTCTAATAGTAGACCCTACCTCAATCCGTATTATGTTTATGCCCAGGTTTATGATGAAGTTCAGGTTGCCGGCGCAAGAAAAGAAACCTTGGAAGATGATGACAGACGAAGTTTTCATCCAAGGGCCAAGGCAATGCAAGATATGAAAGTGCCAACAAATACAGGAACTGCAGCCAATATAACTACTAAAATAGTCAATATGATTATGGTCGAATATTCCATTGATACCAAATACTCTATTCCGGCCGATAATCAACAACATACCGTAATAATAAGTAAAAAGGATTTAGATACCCAATTTGAATATTATGCAGTTCCTAAGGTGGATAAAGATGCGTTTTTGCAAGCCAGACTAACCAATTGGGAAGAATTGAATTTGGTTGCAGGTGCTGCCAAAATCTATATGGATGGTTCTTTTGTTGGGCAGTCTTCGATTGATCCTAATACAACTTTAGATACTTTAAATCTGGATCTTGGCCGGGATCGAAGCCTGGTGGTTGACCGCAAAAAAGTAAAAGAGAAAACCAAGGAAAAATTATTGGAAGACAAACGTGTGATTACCCGTTCATTTGCAATAACCTTGAGAAATACAAAAAACACTTCGATTACTATGAATTTGCAAGATCAAATGCCATTATCAAACAACAAAGAAATTGTAGTAGAGGCTTTGGAATTAGATGGAGGGGTAAAAGATGAATACAGCGGCGTAGTAACCTGGGATATAAAACTAAAACCCAAAGAAACCAAGGTTATCAAATTTACCTATAGCGTTAAAGCCCCAAGGGAAGCACAATTGGTGAATTTATAAAATGTGAAAGTGCTGAATACGGATACAAAAGATGTTTAGTCTAATATTGGAGTAGCCTGATTGGACTTTTACAAATTTGCCATCAGAATAAAGAAGAAAGGTCATGAAATTAATTCATGACCTTTCTTCTTCATAGTAGTTTCCCGATCAATAGCAGTGTGATTGATAAATAGTATATTAGATTCGGGTAAAGAGTGAAAATCAAGTACGCCTCTTCTTGGCTGAATTAGCTTTTTTTAATCGATTAAGTTCATGTTTCCCTCTGGCAGTTAACGATGCCGGCGCATCTGGAGGCATGTTGGCTTGAATCATCATTTCTACCTCAGGTATTAGTTCTGGAAATCGCAATGAAATATTAGCCATAACTGTCATGCTAAAAACTCGGACAGCAATAGCTTCCTTTAAGTTTTTAAAAAAACGAAAGCATAGGTCGTACAAAGTTCCACAATGTTCTTCCGGAATATCAATAACAGTAATCATTCTGACTATGTTCCGTTTGACTGTTTCACCGGTATTCGGGTTTTGCAATACCTCAATAAACTTTGGTAAATATGGAAGAAGAAGGTCAGGATGATTTTCAACACAAAAAATCATAGCCCAGGATGATCGTTGTGCTACCCGATAGATAGGTGAGAAAGCTTGTTCAGTTAATTGATGAAATCGATCTATATCTTGTCCAACCCATGTAACCACTTTTAACATGGTTGTTTTGGAATAGTCGGCTAATAAGGTTTCTTTAATATCCATAAATTGATTAGGTTGCAAAGCTAAAATCAGTTGTTAAATTACGGATTTAGGTTTTCAAAATTTTTGGAATGACTTTTGCAAGTCCGAAGTTTTTACTTTTGCATCCTTATCAAATGAAAAATACTATCGCCCTTCTCTTGTTGTTTTTTGGATATCAAACCATGGCTCAACAAGCAGCTTCTCCCGAAAAAGCTAAGAAAATTTTAGATGAAGTTTCTGCTAAAACAAAATCGTATACCACCATTCAAGCAAGTTTTACTTATAGTTTGGAAAACAAACAAAGCAAGGTGAATGAGAAACAGACCGGAACTCTCATTTTAAAGGGACAAAAATTTAGATTAACACTTGCCAATCAAGAGGTTATCAGCGATGGCAAAACCGTGTGGGTTTATATGAAAGAATCCAATGAAGTTCAAATTAAAACGGTTGAGGATTTTAATGCAGAATCGGATATCAATCCAACCAAAATCTTTACCGTTTATGAACAAGGTTTTAAATTCGATTATGTGAAGGAAGCTACCGTAAATGGCAAAAATCTGGCTACTGTTGACCTCTTGCCATTGGATCCAAAAAAGAAAAATTACAGCCGGGTAAGGTTGGAAATTGATAAGGTGTCTAAGCAAATTGTCTCTACCAAATCATTTGGTAAAGATGGAAATACCTATACCTTAACAGTTAGTAAGTTTAGTACGAACCAAGTTTTTGACGACAAACAATTTACCTTCGATAAATCCAAATACCCTGGTGTAGAGGTAGTCGATTTACGATAAGATTAGCTCTTGGTGTTTTTTAAGCTGTCCTGAATTAATTTAGCCGGAATTCCATTCGATTGAGCACTTTTCGCATAACCAAACTTGACCGGTACATTATAGGACAGTTCTTGGTAACCTATTTCTTTGCTATTGCATTGATTGTAGGTATTGCGGTTGTATTTGATGTGTCGGAAAAGCTGGAAGATTTTATCAAACGTAAGCCGGGATTTTTTAAAATTATCTTCGAATATTACATTTATTTCATTCCCTATTTTGCCAATTTATTTAGTTCTCTTTTCATTTTTGTAGCTGTTATCTTCTTCACTTCCCGAATGGCCTACCGAACTGAAATTGTTGCCATTCTAAATTCCGGTATAAGTTTTTGGAGATTTCTTTATCCATATTTTATTGGGGCCACCATCTTAACGGTTATGTCCATCCTGCTTACTAATTTTGTAATTCCTCCTGCAAATAAACACCGTCTTGATTTCGAAGATAAATACATCAATAACCTCCATGTAATGGTAGAACGTGACTACCACCGACAAAGCAGACCGGGAGATTTCGTGTATTTGGAAAGCTATAATCCCGAAACTAAAATAGGAACCCGATTTGCCTTGGAACGAATTAAAAATGGTAAACTGGTTTACAAAATTTCTTCCGAAAATATTAAATGGGACACGCTGAAAAAGCAATGGACCATGGACAAGTATTATGAAAGGTTCTTTACCAAAAATGGAGAAAAAGTATTGGTTGGAAAAAATGGAAAAGCTGATTTTGACTTGCTTCCTGAAGATTTTACCAAACGATTGACCAATATTAAGACCTTAAATTATTGGGAGCTGGATAGGCTTATTGAAAAGGAAAAACTAAAAGGAGGCACCCAACTGGATTTTTATTTAATGGAAAAATATGAACGAATAACCATGCCGTTTGCTGCATTTATTTTAACCGTTATTGGGGTTAGTTTAAGTAGTAGAAAGGTTAGAGGTGGAATTGGTCTTCAAATTGGTTTTGGTTTGGCATTATCGTTTTCTTACATTCTGTTTAGTCAGGTTGCCGGACAATTTGCATTGGCAGGATCTATTCCTATTTGGTTAGGAGTTTGGATTCCCAATTTATTATTTTCTGTTTTGGCCTTGGTTTTGGTTAGGTATGCGCCTAAATAACTACTAAGGTTGAGTTTTGATCGCTCCTTGCCTTGCTTCCTTGAATTTTTTATTCGGTAAGAGAATGCCATTTTGTTTTTGCATTGGTAGGTTTTCAAATCCGGTAATGAATCCAATCTGTTTAAGTGGTTAATAAAAAATCGATGGACTGTTTTTTAGCTGCCCCCCGGTAATGGAAGTTTAGCCTTGCCGAAACTCAAAAAAAAAGGCTGTCACTCACTAGGAGGACAGCCTTTTTGCTGTTTTTACAGGTATTATTTGTCTTTTACTTCTTCAAAATCTACATCAGTAACTTCTGAATCAGCAGTAGAATTAGTATTGCCTGCATTTGGGTTAGGATTAGCCCCTGCGCCTTGAGATGCATTATACATATCTTGAGAAGCGGCTTGCCAAGCTGCATTAATTTTAGTTAAAGCGGCATCAATGCTGGCTAAGTCTTTGCTTTGATGAGCAGCTTTAAGTTCAGTTAAAGCTCCTTCGATAGCGGATTTTTTATCAGCCGGAAGTTTATCACCAAATTCAGTCAATTGCTTTTCTGTTTGGAAAATCATGCCGTCTGCCT belongs to Bacteroidia bacterium and includes:
- a CDS encoding DUF4139 domain-containing protein gives rise to the protein MKNKFLTIFLGLGLLTNISAKANSKSIPTKVDKVTIFLQGAQIYHSETVQIPAGTSDFIFSGVSPFLDPSTLFSSGKGDFLILDTRFNTRYPEQIEATERNPIELKYLQQIEQKNDSISEIGYDLKLLEAKKRNLVTEKNFLEANRLVKGETKRDTLNLVKDALEYYRNRMANIDQEWIKASKEEDRLNKRKNAIQQRLEVLNELVQKVRNGIPSEDVQPGYEVIITVSSELAQSGTINFNYYTQQASWHPEYDLKASGSSTAIQLIQKAKIHQNTGLDWKNVQLTLSTGNPGLSNSRPYLNPYYVYAQVYDEVQVAGARKETLEDDDRRSFHPRAKAMQDMKVPTNTGTAANITTKIVNMIMVEYSIDTKYSIPADNQQHTVIISKKDLDTQFEYYAVPKVDKDAFLQARLTNWEELNLVAGAAKIYMDGSFVGQSSIDPNTTLDTLNLDLGRDRSLVVDRKKVKEKTKEKLLEDKRVITRSFAITLRNTKNTSITMNLQDQMPLSNNKEIVVEALELDGGVKDEYSGVVTWDIKLKPKETKVIKFTYSVKAPREAQLVNL
- a CDS encoding outer membrane lipoprotein carrier protein LolA — its product is MKNTIALLLLFFGYQTMAQQAASPEKAKKILDEVSAKTKSYTTIQASFTYSLENKQSKVNEKQTGTLILKGQKFRLTLANQEVISDGKTVWVYMKESNEVQIKTVEDFNAESDINPTKIFTVYEQGFKFDYVKEATVNGKNLATVDLLPLDPKKKNYSRVRLEIDKVSKQIVSTKSFGKDGNTYTLTVSKFSTNQVFDDKQFTFDKSKYPGVEVVDLR
- a CDS encoding LptF/LptG family permease → MSTFRITKLDRYIIGQFLVTYFFAIALIVGIAVVFDVSEKLEDFIKRKPGFFKIIFEYYIYFIPYFANLFSSLFIFVAVIFFTSRMAYRTEIVAILNSGISFWRFLYPYFIGATILTVMSILLTNFVIPPANKHRLDFEDKYINNLHVMVERDYHRQSRPGDFVYLESYNPETKIGTRFALERIKNGKLVYKISSENIKWDTLKKQWTMDKYYERFFTKNGEKVLVGKNGKADFDLLPEDFTKRLTNIKTLNYWELDRLIEKEKLKGGTQLDFYLMEKYERITMPFAAFILTVIGVSLSSRKVRGGIGLQIGFGLALSFSYILFSQVAGQFALAGSIPIWLGVWIPNLLFSVLALVLVRYAPK
- a CDS encoding prolyl oligopeptidase family serine peptidase; the protein is KKKDVSKGRGEVASIKEMLDYMVSYQGVDTKQVFVSGLSAGAAMAVALMACYPDRIQAGAIFAGAPYKVAKSAFQAMFVMWIPPNKSPKRWAKRVMQQNPGYTGPYPKLIAVHGRLDYAVNFHHSWELVQQWSFLHHTDPKPDKIEDAFAQVKDVCRLGFNNSQGQEVMVFYKIKNLSHALAIDPGNLPNQGGKVATFSVDKNFHSTYWVAKDFGLVK